A window of the Hypomesus transpacificus isolate Combined female chromosome 22, fHypTra1, whole genome shotgun sequence genome harbors these coding sequences:
- the hspa5 gene encoding endoplasmic reticulum chaperone BiP has translation MRLLCVVLLVTGTAFAEDDKRESVGTVVGIDLGTTYSCVGVFKNGRVEIIANDQGNRITPSYVAFTAEGERLIGDAAKNQLTSNPENTVFDAKRLIGRAWADSSVQQDLKFLPFKIIEKKTKPHIQVDIGGGQMKTFAPEEISAMVLTKMKETAEAYLGKKVTHAVVTVPAYFNDAQRQATKDAGVIAGLNVMRIINEPTAAAIAYGLDKKDGEKNILVFDLGGGTFDVSLLTIDNGVFEVVATNGDTHLGGEDFDQRVMEHFIKLYKKKTGKDVRKDNRAVQKLRREVEKAKRALSAQHQARIEIESFFEGEDFSESLTRAKFEELNMDLFRSTMKPVQKVLEDSDLKKPDIDEIVLVGGSTRIPKIQQLVKEFFNGKEPSRGINPDEAVAYGAAVQAGVLSGEEDTGDLVLLDVCPLTLGIETVGGVMTKLIPRNTVVPTKKSQIFSTASDNQPTVTIKVYEGERPLTKDNHLLGTFDLTGIPPAPRGVPQIEVTFEIDVNGILRVTAEDKGTGNKNKITITNDQNRLTPEDIERMVNDAERFADEDKKLKDRIDARNELESYAYSLKNQIGDKEKLGGKLSDEDKETIEKAVEEKIEWMESHQDAELEDFQAKKKELEEVVQPIISKLYGSAGGPPPEGEAQDEKDEL, from the exons ATGAGGCTATTGTGCGTGGTACTTTTGGTTACCGGCACTGCGTTTGCCGAGGACGACAAGAGGGAAAGCGTTGGGACAGTGGTAGGAATCGACCTCGGCACCACTTATTCCTG TGTTGGAGTTTTCAAGAATGGTCGTGTTGAGATCATTGCGAACGATCAGGGAAACCGCATCACCCCATCCTATGTGGCTTTCACAGCCGAGGGGGAGCGTCTGATCGGTGATGCTGCCAAGAACCAGCTGACCTCCAATCCTGAAAACACAGTCTTTGACGCTAAAAGGCTTATTGGTCGTGCATGGGCTGACTCCTCTGTTCAACAGGACCTCAAGTTCTTGCCCTTCAAG ATTATTGAGAAGAAGACAAAACCCCATATTCAGGTGGACATCGGTGGTGGTCAGATGAAGACATTTGCTCCTGAGGAAATCTCAGCTATGGTACTCACCAAAATGAAGGAAACTGCCGAGGCCTACCTGGGAAAGAAG GTTACCCATGCTGTGGTGACTGTCCCTGCCTATTTCAATGATGCCCAGCGTCAAGCCACCAAGGATGCTGGCGTCATTGCAGGTCTGAACGTGATGAGAATCATCAATGAGCC AACCGCTGCTGCCATTGCCTATGGTCTGGACAAGAAGGATGGCGAGAAAAACATCCTGGTCTTTGATCTTGGTGGTGGCACTTTTGATGTGTCCCTCCTGACCATTGACAATGGCGTGTTTGAGGTTGTAGCCACCAATGGAGACACTCATCTGGGAGGTGAGGACTTTGACCAGCGTGTCATGGAGCACTTCATCAAGCTTTACAAAAAGAAGACTGGCAAGGATGTGCGCAAAGACAATCGTGCTGTGCAGAAACTGCGACGTGAGGTAGAAAAGGCCAAGAGAGCCCTATCTGCCCAGCATCAGGCCCGCATCGAGATTGAGTCCTTCTTTGAGGGAGAAGATTTCTCTGAGTCTCTAACTCGTGCCAAGTTTGAAGAGCTCAACATG GACCTGTTCCGTTCCACCATGAAGCCTGTCCAGAAGGTGCTGGAAGACTCTGACCTTAAGAAGCCTGACATTGATGAGATTGTTTTAGTTGGAGGTTCTACTCGTATCCCAAAGATTCAGCAGCTGGTGAAGGAGTTCTTCAATGGCAAGGAGCCCTCCAGGGGCATCAACCCTGACGAGGCTGTGGCCTATGGAGCCGCAGTACAGGCCGGTGTCCTATCTGGAGAGGAGGATACAG gtgaTCTGGTTCTTCTGGATGTGTGCCCTCTGACCTTGGGTATTGAGACTGTTGGAGGAGTCATGACCAAGTTGATCCCTAGAAACACTGTGGTGCCCACcaagaaatctcagattttttCCACTGCCTCTGACAACCAGCCCACTGTCACTATCAAAGTATATGAAG GTGAGCGTCCTCTGACAAAGGACAACCATCTGCTTGGTACTTTTGACCTAACTGGAATTCCCCCTGCTCCACGTGGAGTGCCCCAAATCGAAGTCACCTTTGAGATAGATGTTAATGGCATCTTGCGCGTGACTGCCGAGGACAAGGGCACAGGCAACAAGAACAAGATTACTATCACCAACGATCAAAACCGCTTGACACCGGAGGACATTGAGCGCATGGTCAATGATGCTGAGCGCTTTGCTGATGAAGACAAGAAGCTGAAGGATCGCATTGATGCCCGTAATGAGCTGGAGAGCTACGCCTATTCTCTGAAAAATCAGATTGGCGACAAGGAGAAGCTGGGTGGCAAGCTGTCTGACGAGGATAAAGAGACTATTGAAAAGGCTGTGGAGGAGAAGATTGAGTGGATGGAGTCCCACCAAGATGCTGAGCTAGAGGACTTCCAGGCTAAGAAGAAAGAGTTGGAGGAGGTGGTCCAGCCTATTATCAGTAAGCTGTATGGAAGTGCTGGTGGACCTCCACCCGAGGGAGAAGCGCAGGATGAGAAAGACGAGTTGTAA